From a single Parambassis ranga chromosome 2, fParRan2.1, whole genome shotgun sequence genomic region:
- the lrp6 gene encoding low-density lipoprotein receptor-related protein 6 — MGVVLRSLLLCSFCFLIRGDPLLLYANRRDLRIVDVAHEKANATVVVGGLEDAAAVDYVFSQGLIYWSDVSEEAIKRTVFNQSGASMVQTVVPGLASPDGLACDWLGSKLYWTDSETNRIEVAELDGSLRKVLFWQELDQPRAIALDPERGFMYWTDWGEIPKIERAGMDGTNRSMIVDKEIYWPNGLTLDYSQQKLYWADAKHNLIHRSNLDGSSREVVVEGGLPHPFALTLYEDTLFWTDWNTHSIHSCSKQTGLEQRVVHSNIFSPMDIHVFSRTRQPLLSSPCSLNNGGCSHLCLLSPVRPHYQCACPTGVQLLEDKKTCRDGATQMLLLARRTDLRRISLDTPDFTDIILQVDDIRHAIAIDYDPVQGYIYWTDDEVKAIRRSLLDGSDAQFVVTSQVNHPDGIAIDWIARNLYWTDTGTDRIEVTRLNGTMRKILISEDLDEPRAIVLDPVAGHMYWTDWGEVPKIERADLDGMERVVMVNTSLGWPNGLTLDYEDRKIYWGDAKTDKIEVMNMDGTGRRVLVEDKLPHIFGFTLLGDYIYWTDWQRRSIERVHKRSAEREFIIDQLPDLMGLKATYVHKAFGTNPCAENNGGCSHLCFYKPQGVQCGCPIGLELITDMRTCIVPEAFLLFSRHTDIRRISLETNSNNVAIPLTGVKEASALDFDVTDNRIYWTDITLKTISRAFMNGSALEHVVEFGLDYPEGMAVDWLGKNLYWADTGTNRIEVAKLDGQHRQVLVWKDLDSPRALALDPAEGYMYWTEWGGKPKIDRAAMDGTGRLTLVADVGRANGLTIDYAERRLYWTDLDTTLIESSNMLGQDREVIADDLPHPFGLTQYQDYIYWTDWSQRSIERANKTSGQNRTLIQGHLDYVMDILVFHSSRQGGWNACASTNGHCSHLCLAVPVSSYVCGCPAHFSLNYDNKTCSAPTSFLLFSQKTAINRMVIDEQQSPDIILPIHSLRNVRAIDYDPLDKQLYWIDSKQNVIRRAQEDGNQSMTVVSSSVSGPSQGLQMYDLSIDIYSRFIYWTSEVTNIINVTRTDGSRVGVVLRGEHDKPRAIVVNPERGYMYFTNLLERSPKIERAALDGTEREVLFFSGLGKPVALAIDNEVGKLFWVDSDLRRIESSDLSGANRVVIADSNILQPVGLTVFGNHLYWIDKQQQMIERIDKTTREGRTKIQARIAYLSDIHAVHELDMREYNKHPCTWDNGGCSHICIVKGDGTTRCSCPVHLVLLPDELSCGEPPTCSPEQFSCTSGEVDCIPQAWRCDGYPECDDSTDEEDCPVCSESEFQCDSRQCIDLSLRCNGEVNCQDRSDENKCEVRCPADQFTCSNGQCIGKHKKCDHNMDCSDNSDELGCYPTEEPPPPPNNTIGSIVAVVMALFVVGAIYFVCQRVLCPQMKDDGETVTNDFVVHGPSSVPLGYVPHPSSLSSSLPGMSRGKSVIGSLSIMGGSSGPPYDRAHVTGASSSSSSSTKGTYFPPILNPPPSPATVRSQYTMEFGYSSNSPSTHRSYSYRPYTYRHFAPPTTPCSTDVCDSDYTPGRRVPLKSSATTKGYTSDLNYDSEPFPPPPTPRSQYLSAEENCESCPPSPYTERSYSHHLYPPPPSPCTDSS, encoded by the exons ATGGGTGTCGTGCTGCGGAGTCTGTTGTTGTGTAGTTTCTGTTTTCTCATACGAG GCGACCCACTGCTGCTGTATGCAAACCGGCGGGACCTTCGGATCGTAGACGTAGCACATGAAAAGGCCAACGCCACGGTGGTGGTGGGCGGGCTTGAGGACGCCGCCGCTGTGGACTACGTCTTCTCCCAGGGTCTTATCTACTGGAGCGACGTGAGCGAGGAGGCCATCAAACGCACCGTCTTCAACCAGTCGGGGGCCAGCATGGTGCAGACAGTGGTACCCGGTCTGGCCTCCCCGGACGGGCTGGCCTGCGATTGGTTAGGGAGCAAACTTTACTGGACAGACTCAGAGACCAACCGGATTGAGGTGGCCGAGCTGGACGGATCTCTAAGGAAGGTTCTGTTCTGGCAGGAGCTGGACCAGCCGAGAGCCATTGCCCTGGACCCAGAGCGAGG gttCATGTACTGGACGGACTGGGGTGAGATCCCAAAGATTGAGCGGGCGGGGATGGATGGGACCAATCGCTCTATGATTGTGGATAAGGAGATCTACTGGCCCAATGGGCTGACACTGGACTACAGCCAGCAGAAACTGTACTGGGCTGATGCCAAGCACAATCTAATCCACCGCTCCAACCTAGATGGCTCCTCcagggaggtggtggtggaaggGGGGCTGCCTCACCCCTTCGCCCTCACCCTGTATGAGGACACGCTCTTCTGGACCGACTGGAACACCCACTCCATCCACTCCTGCAGCAAACAGACCGGCCTGGAGCAGCGCGTCGTCCACTCCAACATCTTCTCACCCATGGACATCCATGTCTTCAGCCGCACGAGACAGCCactct TGAGCAGCCCGTGCTCTCTGAATAATGGAGGATGCTCccacctctgcctcctctctcctgtgaGGCCCCACTATCAGTGTGCCTGTCCCACCGgagtccagctgctggaggacaagAAGACCTGCAGAGACG GTGCGAcccagatgctgctgctggcacgGCGAACAGACCTGCGGCGGATCTCTCTGGACACGCCTGACTTCACCGACATCATCCTGCAGGTGGACGACATCCGCCACGCTATCGCCATTGACTACGACCCGGTGCAGGGGTACATCTACTGGACGGATGATGAGGTGAAGGCCATCCGCCGCTCCCTGCTGGACGGCAGCGACGCCCAATTCGTGGTCACGTCTCAGGTGAATCATCCAGATGGCATTGCCATTGACTGGATCGCCCGAAACCTTTATTGGACCGATACGGGGACAGACCGCATCGAGGTGACTCGGCTGAATGGAACCATGCGGAAGATCCTGATCTCTGAAGACCTGGATGAACCCAGAGCCATCGTTTTGGACCCAGTGGCTGG gCACATGTACTGGACCGACTGGGGTGAGGTGCCAAAGATCGAGCGAGCAGATCTGGACGGGATGGAGCGCGTGGTGATGGTGAACACCTCTCTGGGCTGGCCCAATGGGCTCACACTCGACTATGAGGACCGCAAAATCTACTGGGGGGATGCCAAGACTGACAAAATCGAG gtgatgAACATGGATGGGACGGGGCGACGGGTGCTGGTGGAGGACAAACTCCCGCACATCTTCGGCTTCACGCTGCTAGGCGACTACATCTACTGGACGGACTGGCAGCGCCGCAGCATCGAGCGCGTGCACAAACGCAGCGCAGAGAGAGAGTTCATCATCGACCAGCTGCCCGACCTCATGGGCCTCAAAGCCACATACGTACACAAGGCCTTCG gtACCAACCCATGCGCGGAGAATAACGGTGGCTGCAGTCACCTCTGCTTCTACAAGCCTCAGGGCGTGCAGTGCGGCTGCCCCATCGGCCTGGAGCTCATCACCGACATGAGGACTTGCATCGTCCCTGAAGCGTTCCTGCTCTTTTCCCGCCACACCGACATCCGCCGCATCTCCCTGGAAACCAACAGCAACAACGTGGCCATCCCGCTCACCGGCGTCAAAGAGGCATCGGCACTGGATTTCGATGTCACTGACAACCGCATTTACTGGACGGACATCACACTGAAG ACCATCAGTCGGGCCTTCATGAACGGCAGCGCTCTGGAACACGTGGTGGAGTTTGGCCTGGACTACCCAGAGGGGATGGCAGTGGATTGGCTAGGGAAGAACCTATACTGGGCTGACACCGGCACCAACCGCATAGAGGTGGCTAAACTGGATGGGCAGCACCGGCAAGTCCTGGTCTGGAAGGACCTGGACAGTCCACGGGCATTGGCCCTGGACCCTGCTGAAGG GTACATGTACTGGACCGAGTGGGGAGGGAAGCCAAAGATCGACCGCGCTGCGATGGACGGGACCGGCCGGCTCACTCTGGTGGCTGATGTGGGCCGAGCCAACGGGCTTACCATCGACTATGCAGAGCGCCGGCTTTACTGGACCGATCTGGACACCACGCTGATCGAGTCCTCCAACATGCTCG GTCAGGACCGTGAGGTCATTGCTGATGACCTCCCCCACCCGTTTGGCCTCACCCAGTACCAGGACTACATCTACTGGACGGACTGGAGCCAGCGCAGCATCGAGCGCGCCAACAAGACCAGCGGGCAAAACCGCACCCTTATCCAGGGACACCTGGACTATGTGATGGACATCCTGGTGTTCCACTCGTCCCGTCAGGGAGGCTGGAACGCCTGTGCCTCCACCAATGGGCACTGCTCACACCTCTGCCTTGCCGTCCCTGTCAGCAGCTACGTGTGCGGCTGCCCCGCCCACTTTTCTCTCAACTACGACAACAAGACCTGCAGTG CTCCCACCTCGTTCCTGCTGTTCAGCCAGAAGACAGCCATCAACCGCATGGTGATCGACGAGCAGCAGAGCCCCGACATCATCCTGCCCATCCACAGCCTGAGGAACGTCCGCGCCATCGACTATGACCCGCTGGACAAGCAGCTCTACTGGATTGACTCCAAGCAGAATGTCATCCGCCGCGCTCAGGAGGACGGTAACCAG AGTATGACGGTGGTGTCGAgttctgtgtctggacccagcCAGGGTCTGCAGATGTACGACCTGAGCATTGACATCTACAGCCGCTTCATCTACTGGACCAGCGAGGTCACCAACATCATCAACGTCACACGCACTGACGGCAGCAGAGTTGGAGTGGTGCTGCGGGGCGAGCACGACAAACCACGAGCCATTGTTGTCAACCCGGAGAGAGG GTACATGTACTTCACCAACCTGCTGGAGCGCTCGCCAAAGATCGAGCGGGCGGCGCTGGACGGGACGGAGCGCGAGGTGCTGTTCTTCAGCGGCCTGGGGAAACCGGTCGCTCTGGCCATTGATAATGAGGTGGGGAAGCTGTTCTGGGTGGACTCGGACCTGCGGCGCATCGAGAGCAGTGACCTGTCCG GAGCCAATCGGGTCGTCATCGCCGACTCCAACATCCTGCAGCCCGTCGGCCTTACCGTGTTCGGGAACCACCTGTACTGGAtcgacaaacagcagcagatgatcGAGCGCATCGACAAGACCACGAGGGAGGGACGCACCAAGATCCAGGCTCGCATCGCGTACCTGAGCGACATCCACGCCGTGCATGAGCTGGACATGAGGGAGTACA ACAAACATCCGTGTACGTGGGACAATGGTGGCTGTTCACACATCTGCATCGTGAAAGGCGATGGGACAACGCGCTGCTCGTGTCCCGTCCACCTGGTGCTGCTGCCGGACGAGCTGTCCTGTGGAG AACCTCCTACCTGCTCCCCGGAACAGTTCTCCTGCACATCCGGTGAGGTGGACTGCATCCCTCAGGCGTGGCGCTGCGATGGTTACCCCGAGTGTGACGACAGCACCGACGAGGAGGACTGCCCTGTCTGCTCCGAGTCTGAGTTCCAGTGTGACAGCCGACAGTGCATTGACCTGAGCCTGCGCTGCAACGGGGAGGTCAACTGTCAGGACCGCTCTGACGAGAACAAGTGTGAAG TGCGCTGTCCGGCTGATCAGTTCACCTGCTCCAACGGTCAGTGCATCGGAAAACACAAGAAGTGCGACCACAACATGGACTGCAGCGACAACTCGGATGAGCTCGGCTGCT ATCCAACAGAGGAGCCGCCACCACCGCCCAACAACACCATCGGCTCCATCGTGGCCGTGGTCATGGCGTTGTTTGTGGTGGGCGCCATCTACTTTGTATGTCAGCGCGTCCTCTGTCCTCAGATGAAGGATGATGGCGAGACGGTCACCAACGACTTTGTGGTTCATGGGCCGTCGTCAGTGCCGCTGGGATATGTGCCACATCCGAGCTCGCTGTCAAGCTCGCTGCCAG GTATGTCCAGAGGCAAGTCTGTGATTGGCTCTCTCAGCATCATGGGCGGCAGCAGTGGCCCGCCTTACGACCGTGCTCACGTCACCGGAGCGTCCTCGAGCAGCTCATCCAGCACGAAGGGAACCTACTTCCCCCCG ATCCTGAACCCTCCACCCTCTCCCGCCACGGTGCGCTCTCAGTACACCATGGAGTTCGGTTATTCCTCCAACAGTCCGTCAACACACAGGTCCTACAG TTACCGGCCCTACACCTACCGACACTTTGCCCCTCCAACCACCCCCTGCAGCACTGATGTGTGCGACAGCGACTACACCCCAGGACGCCGGGTGCCGCTCAAGTCCAGTGCCACCACCAAGGGCTACACCAGCGACCTCAACTATGACTCGGAGCCTTTCCCGCCACCGCCGACACCCCGCAGCCAGTACCTGTCGGCGGAGGAGAACTGTGAGAGCTGCCCGCCATCGCCTTACACCGAGCGCAGCTACTCCCACCACCTCTACCCGCCCCCGCCGTCACCCTGCACAGACTCCTCGTGA